The Falco rusticolus isolate bFalRus1 chromosome 5, bFalRus1.pri, whole genome shotgun sequence genome has a segment encoding these proteins:
- the LOC119149083 gene encoding uncharacterized protein LOC119149083 isoform X2, giving the protein MALSAGAGRGRGRGRLHGPAHGPALRQPRVCASTVRARPVSGCLPLAWVSPRLHMWGAPFSGCPFCSSVPPRFVGTPRYFECTIGFGIPLLFLGAAPCFWVHPFALGALPFFGCPSFSWVHPLFLTAHPSFWVHPFALGAPPPPALPLGCCAFFGVLPLFSDTPRFLGYPSLLLAAPPPPQLYLWVPVFVLGPPPFSGCSPFCWGAPFSSGEGLHRSLQGLPPPSGAPRPSSCIQHPTPRIRCRGTHHPLGARRCRCPQCFVTLRLTRPCGTQAAKQLLPAAPRGWHPACRPWGCFPTPRGCWYPL; this is encoded by the exons ATGGCGCTGagcgccggggcggggcggggcagggggcggggcaGACTCCATGGCCCCGCCCACGGCCCCGCCCTGCGCCAGCCCCGCGTGTGTGCAAGCACCGTGCGCGCGCGCCCCGTGTCTGGGTGCCTTCCCCTTGCCTGGGTGAGCCCCCGGCTTCACATGTGGGGGGCCCCTTTCTCTGGGTGCC CCTTTTGTTCTAGTGTGCCCCCCCGATTTGTGGGTACACCCCGGTATTTTGAGTGCACCATCGGTTTTGGGATACCTCTCCTTTTTTTGGGTGCCGCCCCTTGCTTTTGGGTGCACCCCTTTGCCTTGGGTGCCCTTCCTTTTTTTGGGTGCCCATCCTTTTCTTGGGTGCACCCCCTTTTCTTGACTGCCCATCCTTCCTTTTGGGTGCACCCCTTTGCCttgggtgcccccccccccccagctttacCTTTGGGTTGCTGTGCCTTTTTCGGGGTTCTGCCCCTTTTTTCAGACACACCCCGTTTTCTTGGGTACCCATCCTTGCTTTtggctgcccccccccccccccagctttacCTTTGGGTGCCCGTGTTTGTTTTGGGTCCCCCCCCTTTCTCTGGGTGCTCCCCCTTTTGTTGGGGTGCCCCCTTTTCTTCAGGGGAAGGGCTGCATCGCTCCCTTCAggggctgccccctccctcgGGTGCGCCGCGCCCTTCCAGCTGCATCCAGCACCCCACACCACGCATACGCTGCCGCGGGACCCACCACCCACTGGGTGCCCGCAGGTGTCGGTGCCCACAGTGCTTCGTTACCCTCCGGCTAACAAGGCCCTGCGGGACGCAGGCAGCAaaacagctcctgcctgcagccccccggggatggcaccctgcctgcaggccCTGGGGATGCTTCCCCACCCCAAGAGGGTGCTGGTACCCACTGTGA
- the LOC119149083 gene encoding uncharacterized protein LOC119149083 isoform X1, translating to MALSAGAGRGRGRGRLHGPAHGPALRQPRVCASTVRARPVSGCLPLAWVSPRLHMWGAPFSGCPFCSSVPPRFVGTPRYFECTIGFGIPLLFLGAAPCFWVHPFALGALPFFGCPSFSWVHPLFLTAHPSFWVHPFALGAPPPPALPLGCCAFFGVLPLFSDTPRFLGYPSLLLAAPPPPQLYLWVPVFVLGPPPFSGCSPFCWGAPFSSGEGLHRSLQGLPPPSGAPRPSSCIQHPTPRIRCRGTHHPLGARRCRCPQCFVTLRLTRPCGTQAAKQLLPAAPRGWHPACRPWGCFPTPRGCWYPL from the exons ATGGCGCTGagcgccggggcggggcggggcagggggcggggcaGACTCCATGGCCCCGCCCACGGCCCCGCCCTGCGCCAGCCCCGCGTGTGTGCAAGCACCGTGCGCGCGCGCCCCGTGTCTGGGTGCCTTCCCCTTGCCTGGGTGAGCCCCCGGCTTCACATGTGGGGGGCCCCTTTCTCTGG GTGCCCCTTTTGTTCTAGTGTGCCCCCCCGATTTGTGGGTACACCCCGGTATTTTGAGTGCACCATCGGTTTTGGGATACCTCTCCTTTTTTTGGGTGCCGCCCCTTGCTTTTGGGTGCACCCCTTTGCCTTGGGTGCCCTTCCTTTTTTTGGGTGCCCATCCTTTTCTTGGGTGCACCCCCTTTTCTTGACTGCCCATCCTTCCTTTTGGGTGCACCCCTTTGCCttgggtgcccccccccccccagctttacCTTTGGGTTGCTGTGCCTTTTTCGGGGTTCTGCCCCTTTTTTCAGACACACCCCGTTTTCTTGGGTACCCATCCTTGCTTTtggctgcccccccccccccccagctttacCTTTGGGTGCCCGTGTTTGTTTTGGGTCCCCCCCCTTTCTCTGGGTGCTCCCCCTTTTGTTGGGGTGCCCCCTTTTCTTCAGGGGAAGGGCTGCATCGCTCCCTTCAggggctgccccctccctcgGGTGCGCCGCGCCCTTCCAGCTGCATCCAGCACCCCACACCACGCATACGCTGCCGCGGGACCCACCACCCACTGGGTGCCCGCAGGTGTCGGTGCCCACAGTGCTTCGTTACCCTCCGGCTAACAAGGCCCTGCGGGACGCAGGCAGCAaaacagctcctgcctgcagccccccggggatggcaccctgcctgcaggccCTGGGGATGCTTCCCCACCCCAAGAGGGTGCTGGTACCCACTGTGA